One genomic region from Apteryx mantelli isolate bAptMan1 chromosome 7, bAptMan1.hap1, whole genome shotgun sequence encodes:
- the WNT8B gene encoding protein Wnt-8b, with protein MPGARGSVNNFLMTGPKAYLIYSSSVAAGAQSGIEECKFQFAWDRWNCPERALQLSSHGGLRSANRETAFVHAISSAGVMYTLTRNCSLGDFDNCGCDDSRNGQLGGQGWLWGGCSDNVGFGEAISKQFVDALETGQDARAAMNLHNNEAGRKAVKGTMKRTCKCHGVSGSCTTQTCWLQLPEFREVGTYLKERYHKALKVDLLQGAGNSAASRGAIAETFSSISKKELVHLEDSPDYCLENKTLGLLGTEGRECLKRGKALSKWEKRSCRRLCGDCGLAVEERRAEMVSSCNCKFHWCCAVRCEQCRKRVTKYFCVRKEKRERSGGGGASHKLKRKL; from the exons ATGCCTGGAGCCAGGGG GTCAGTGAATAATTTCCTGATGACGGGCCCCAAG GCCTATCTCATCTACTCCAGCAGCGTGGCGGCGGGGGCGCAGAGCGGCATCGAGGAGTGCAAGTTCCAGTTCGCGTGGGACCGCTGGAACTGCCCCGAGCGGGCGCTGCAGCTCTCCAGCCACGGCGGGCTGCGCAGTG CCAACCGAGAAACTGCCTTTGTCCACGCCATCAGCTCTGCGGGCGTCATGTACACACTGACCCGGAACTGCAGCCTGGGGGATTTTGACAACTGTGGCTGTGATGACTCCCGCAACGGACAGCTTG GGGGACAAGGCTGGCTGTGGGGAGGCTGCAGCGACAACGTGGGCTTTGgggaagccatttccaagcagTTTGTGGATGCTCTGGAGACTGGACAAGATGCCAGAGCTGCTATGAACCTGCATAACAACGAGGCTGGTAGAAAG GCTGTGAAAGGGACCATGAAGCGGACATGCAAATGCCACGGCGTGTCTGGGAGCTGCACCACCCAgacctgctggctgcagctgcctgagtTTCGGGAGGTGGGCACCTACCTCAAGGAGAGGTACCACAAGGCCCTGAAGGTGGATTTGCTGCAGGGGGCAGGGAACAGTGCTGCCAGCCGGGGGGCCATCGCCGAGACCTTCAGCTCCATCTCCAAGAAGGAGCTGGTCCACTTAGAAGATTCTCCTGACTATTGCCTGGAGAACAAGACACTGGGACTGCTGGGAACGGAGGGCAGGGAATGCCTGAAGCGAGGCAAGGCACTCAGCAAGTGGGAGAAGCGGAGCTGCCGGCGGCTGTGCGGGGACTGCGGGCTAGCAGTGGAGGAGAGGCGGGCCGAGATGGTGTCCAGCTGCAACTGCAAGTTCCACTGGTGCTGCGCCGTGCGGTGCGAGCAGTGCCGCAAAAGGGTCACCAAGTACTTCTGTGTCCGCAAGGAGaagcgggagcggagcgggggtgGTGGGGCCAGCCACAAGCTCAAGAGGAAGCTCTAA